The following are encoded together in the Planktothrix sp. FACHB-1365 genome:
- the shc gene encoding squalene--hopene cyclase has translation MAAQNPVSLTTLKKAIAASQNFLLSQQYSEGYWWGELESNVTIISEIILLHKIWGTDKNRPLSKAETYLRSQQRDHGGWELFYGDGGELSTTVEAYMALKILGVSEIDPALIKAKKFILERGGITKTRIFTKLHLALIGCYDWRGIPSIPPWIMLLPEGSPFTIYEMSSWARSSTVPLLIVFDKKPIFRFNPSLNLDELYVEGRQNTIFELPKNNDWTDIFLGLDNIFKFAELLNAVPLREQGLKAAEQWILERQEVTGDWAGIIPAMLNSLLALKCLNYSVSDPIIQRGLEAIDNFAIETEETYRMQACVSPVWDTAWVIRALIESGINPDHNTIVKSSEWLIRQQILDYGDWIVKNKQGKPGGWAFEFTNRFYPDLDDSAVVVMALNQAKIPDNSLKTASIIRGIDWMISMQCKAGGWAAFDIDNDQDWINAVPYGDLKAMIDPNTADVTARVIEMLGELDPNCSEFQFKIQSLKSAIERAISYLKQEQEIDGSWFGRWGVNYIYGTSGVLSALAVIHPVYKNWGHGSLKPMMKRGENWLVSCQNIDGGWGETCRSYNDPQLKGKGVSTASQTAWALIGLMAVGQATGNYEMQAITGGINYLISTQLSDGRWDESEFTGTGFPGHFYIKYHYYQHYFPLLALGRYQKLQKL, from the coding sequence ATGGCAGCGCAAAATCCAGTTTCTCTAACAACATTAAAAAAGGCGATCGCAGCGAGTCAAAACTTTTTATTATCTCAACAATATTCCGAAGGCTATTGGTGGGGAGAATTGGAATCTAATGTAACGATTATATCAGAAATTATCCTCTTACATAAAATTTGGGGAACTGATAAAAACCGCCCTTTATCTAAAGCTGAAACCTACTTGCGTTCTCAACAACGAGATCATGGCGGTTGGGAATTATTCTATGGGGATGGAGGGGAACTTAGTACAACCGTTGAAGCGTATATGGCGTTAAAAATATTAGGGGTATCAGAAATTGATCCCGCCTTAATTAAAGCCAAAAAATTTATTTTAGAACGGGGTGGAATTACTAAAACTCGGATTTTTACGAAGCTACATCTAGCCTTAATTGGATGTTATGACTGGCGCGGAATTCCCTCAATTCCCCCTTGGATTATGTTGTTACCCGAAGGTTCCCCTTTTACAATTTATGAAATGTCTAGTTGGGCGAGAAGTAGTACCGTTCCTTTATTAATTGTTTTTGATAAAAAACCAATTTTTAGGTTTAACCCTAGCCTAAATTTAGATGAATTATATGTAGAAGGAAGACAAAATACTATTTTTGAATTGCCTAAAAATAACGATTGGACGGATATATTCTTAGGGTTAGATAACATCTTTAAATTTGCAGAACTCTTGAATGCTGTTCCTTTGCGAGAACAAGGGTTAAAAGCGGCGGAACAATGGATTTTAGAACGGCAAGAAGTAACCGGAGATTGGGCCGGAATTATCCCAGCAATGTTAAATTCTTTATTAGCCTTAAAATGCTTAAATTATTCGGTGTCTGACCCGATTATTCAACGGGGTTTAGAAGCTATTGATAACTTTGCCATAGAAACAGAAGAAACCTATCGAATGCAGGCTTGTGTATCTCCTGTTTGGGATACGGCTTGGGTTATTCGAGCTTTAATTGAGTCAGGAATTAACCCAGATCATAATACTATTGTTAAAAGTTCAGAATGGTTAATCCGGCAACAAATTTTAGATTATGGAGATTGGATTGTTAAAAATAAACAAGGAAAACCGGGAGGATGGGCATTTGAATTTACGAATCGATTTTATCCTGATTTAGATGATTCTGCTGTTGTGGTGATGGCTTTAAATCAAGCTAAAATTCCTGATAATTCCTTAAAAACAGCAAGCATAATTCGTGGAATTGATTGGATGATCTCAATGCAATGTAAAGCTGGAGGGTGGGCAGCTTTTGATATTGATAATGATCAAGATTGGATTAATGCGGTTCCCTATGGGGATTTAAAAGCCATGATTGATCCCAATACGGCAGATGTTACAGCGAGAGTGATTGAAATGTTAGGAGAATTAGACCCGAATTGCTCAGAATTTCAATTTAAAATTCAATCCTTAAAATCTGCAATTGAACGGGCAATTTCCTATTTAAAACAAGAGCAAGAAATTGATGGCAGTTGGTTCGGACGGTGGGGGGTTAATTATATTTATGGAACCAGTGGGGTATTATCAGCCTTAGCGGTCATTCATCCTGTTTATAAAAATTGGGGTCATGGTTCTCTTAAACCCATGATGAAACGAGGGGAAAATTGGTTAGTGAGTTGTCAAAATATTGATGGGGGTTGGGGGGAAACTTGCCGCAGTTATAATGACCCGCAATTGAAAGGAAAGGGGGTTAGTACCGCCTCTCAAACTGCGTGGGCGTTAATTGGTTTAATGGCGGTGGGACAAGCAACAGGAAACTATGAAATGCAGGCAATTACAGGGGGAATTAACTATTTAATTTCAACACAACTTTCCGATGGTCGATGGGATGAGTCGGAATTTACGGGAACTGGTTTTCCCGGTCATTTTTACATCAAATATCATTATTATCAACATTATTTCCCGTTGT